ttacatatttttcttactttatccatattttattatattcaatcaactttattttttatcttaatatttgtataaatagtaaccgtaaaaatatgtatgaaacggaggtagtaataagTTACGAAACTAGGCGAACAGGCCATAATACAACAATTCTAAATCCCATAACAAACAACCAAGactaattacaaattttccatcCATGTTCTGTTTTAGGTAAACTTGCGAATACTCCTAAGGTGAGCATGATGAACACCCAAAGGGTAAACGGAAACCAAACCCGGTTCGCCGAAATGATGCGGAAAACCGTGAACGATATGGCGGTTCAGACCGCTAATAACCGGTCCGGGGTGAAATTCACCTCGAGAACGGTGAATTTCACGAGATCAATCACGTTGTACGCGTTGGAACAGTGTACGCCGGACTTGACTGCTAATGACTGTAATCGATGCTTGATGGGTGCGATTGGGCAGCTCTCGGTTATGCAAGGTGCAAGGGTTTTGCAACCTAGTTGTAACATTCGGTATGAGATTTACCCGTTTTATAACGGTGCGGTTAATTATACGTTGTCTCCGGCTTCTAACTTGGTTTTGCCCTCCATCAATACTGGTGAGTTAATCTATCTAGCTATCTTATCTATCTCATCGTTTATGTTCAAGATTCGCCACTGATAATACTCCGCTCATATCattaacttaaaaaaaaaagtggatTTTCTTGGACGAAATAAAATTTTCCTTAGTATAAGTAAAATTTTGCTTGGATTTATAACTTTCCTTTATTTGTTTCTTTAAAGTTTTTATTCTTGAGCTTATAACGTAAAGGGCTTATTTTCTAGGAATCATTAattatatactacctccgtttcaaaaagatattTACACTTATTATGCGCAAGAATTCCGATACAATGTATGACAGTTAATATATCGAATTTTGTatgataaaaaattataaaaaattgatatttataaaatacattttgagacgaatctaacaagatatcttATGATAATTTTTAATAGATATAATAATGAGAAATTATgattaaagttttgatttttagacATATTTTTTATAGCATAAAGAAATTTATGAAACAAAGGTAGTACATTATAATTGATAAACTttcttttagattttttttcttcatcttAAAACGCAGAGTGTTTATTGTCTATAATTTGTTGGTTAATAATTTAAGTGAGAATTTTCAACTTTAAATCTCCATTATTAGATGATTGACTCACGTACTAATTATATCATACATAgtatatatcacattatatgTCTAGAGTGAGATAATCGATTTCCCATCAAGCGGTTGTGATAACCTCGAATGAGTTGTCTAATAATTTTGGGTTTTGTTCAAGTTGTGGGGCCGGGGTTGGTTAGACTTGCTATTAATGTTGCATTGAGTTGTTGGCAAATGATATGTTATCCTCctaaataatacttcctccatttttttaattgcaccatctggtatttcacgcttgccaatgcactattttaaccactaatatctctcattatacattttaaaaaattataaaaaattgataatttgaaagtatatttcgagacgaatctaacaagattccacatgaatatatatttccttacatataaatcacaaaaaataactatataagaatatgagaatagtgctaaaaccaagatggtgcaattattaaaaaatggaggaagtaattgagggcaaataatataatatagatattttaattCTTGCTTCTTTTGTTTAATTGATACAATTTGACATTTGACACGATTAGTATAAACTACTTTAACTATGAATTGTGTGATTTATACTTAGAAATGAAAAAAAGTCATGTTGAGTCTTGTTAGATCATTTAATTGTATTGATTTATAATgtgaaatttttataatttttatccattgataattaaagatatGAATGACTGAATTGCATTGCATTGAATTGGCCaatgtaataaaaaaaaagtgtcaactaaaaaatagcggatgaagtattattttagtataattacgttttaatgacggattattttttttaaaaaagtaatTATTTGTGAAAAACAAgactttttttttcaaaaggtaagagttagagcacaaattcttatataaaagtggtgtacaataaaaaATTTACGTCGCGATGTAACAATCAATTATCGATATTTTAGTGATAAAAATTTTCCATGTAATAAAAATTATCccatcaaaatcactaataatgtataaagttAATTATGTATGGAGTAACTCTTTAAAAGTTTTatacattaaaaaaatttacAACATAAAAGTTACTTAAAATATGTTAAAGTTATTCCATGTATAATAAATTTGTTGGACACTTATTACATGCAAAACCTTTTGAGAGTCGGAACTCGCATCaaagaaataaggtaaaatTCCTAATAATGGAGCCATATCTTTTTTTTTACACATAGCACACCCGGTTCACCGGAGCTTAACTCCGACTACATTCGGATCTGACCCGTGTCGCACACCTTGTTATGATGGGTCCATGGCCGGCTATTGGGCTGTGCATCCAGCCCAACAGCACAGGGCCTCCAATTTATTTGGGGCCCCAAAATCGAACTAGAACTGCATTTACATATTAATAATTTTCAGCGTGAGACATATGCATAAATGTATTACAGCTCAGTTGGTTGTTTTTCCCGACTTCGTAACGTTGATGATTAATGCATTTTATGGTGGATGTATTTGGTAAATGTATAATTTCTTAGATAATCGAAAGTATAGTTTGACTTTATAAAGTAGTACGGAGTATGTTTAATGAAGTTTAAAAATTTGTGAAAGGTGGCATTATTTATGTACGAAGTAGTATATATACAGCACAGGGCCTCCAAATTGTCTAAGACGGTCCTGGATGAGTGAGTCTCCCAACAAGAGTTTCTGCATACGGCGAGGCTCGAACCCCATACCTCCCTTAAGCGACATCAAATTGCTTACCACTTGAGCCAACTCTATATTGGTAATAATGAAGCCATATCTTGCGTAATATAGATGGGCTTATTTTGCTTAAAACGTAGTAAGAGGCGCATCCGCGCATGTGATCATTTAATTAAACGTACTACGTGGTGAATATGAGGTCGTCATCGATGACTTATGTTATGAAGGTTGCATGCACAACATTAAAAGTTTCAAGATTTTTCAAATACGTAAAAGTCAAGTCAAGATAAAACGTTGACTAGATGACACCTCCCTGTTCTCACAAGACCATAACAGAGCCCCACTTCGTTGATCCCAAGTCAAAACCAAACATTATAAACCAACAAGTATCTTTCCGtttctttttaactttttacGTAGTACTATAAAATATAAAGTGGTCCTTGGTCAGAGCCCTTAAAGTTGGCAGGCCCAATCCTGACATTTTAAGGGCCCAGGGCGAGATGATAAATTGGGGCcctttattttcatattttttaaAGAACACGACAATGTACACGTAGCACATAAGATACATATAATTATCAATGTTGTGTTTTATTCCCGTCCAACAAGAAAATATAAGATAAAATGTCCTTTATAAGTTTCATCGAAATCAAGatgtaaaatatttttaaagaagtGGGTAAAAAAGAGTCCCAGTGAGACAAACAACACCAAAGTGAAAAATTACGAGAAAAACAAATTCACCATATCAAAAATTTGAAGAGTTGATTCAGCCAAATACAATAAACTGGGAAGGTTTTAGAAAGCGTagagtaaaaagaaaaaacaagagaTAAATTGATACGGAAAGGTATCGAACCCGGAACATCTTCTACTTCATTAGAAGCTTCAACCAACTACGCTACCAACTATTTCTATATAtgtatgcaacatataatatttAACTTGTATCTTAAACTACAATTTCGGGTCCCTTCCCACCCGGGGGCCCTGGGCGGTCGCCCCTCAAAACAACCCTCAGGGCCGGGCCTGAAAGTTGGTAGCTGGTACAGAGTAGGTTAGTGCATTCTAGAAGTTCTGGTGCACAGTTAGCATAATAAAATTTGTGAAATATAGGTATATAGCTAAAAGGAATtgaggaagtacaaatacatatagATATGTATGGGAAAATACATATCAGAataaaagataaaataagaaaaaggacaaaaaaaaattaaatggtacttttctaaacacaaatggtacttttttttacagaatggtactttttttacatgaatgatacttccttttttttatcttttagctatttgtcttttagttgatatgtgtgtttccacacatatcagatatgcgaaaaaacgaACCCAAAAGGAATTACCATACGTTAAAAGAATAAGaatattttgtatttttaataaaaagtggaaacatatatcaacaattttttattttttagatgCACCATGATCATTATGTACCAACGTTTATAGGTTacgaattaaattaaactcCTTTTTGGTCATATCAGATCATATCAAACCATGATTTATGCGGAATTTGTGCATATGTATTTAATAcataaaatattcattttgTGTCTTTTCGTTTATTATCGGATTAGTCTTAATTTTGAGGGGACTCTGCCTTTATGGTTCTCCCTTGTTTGTTGTTAATGTCTTATGGTTATTTTGTTTTCCTAAATTCTTATAttactgtcctcaccatcaactgatggtgagattagttcacacttgcgaatttaggtatattacttttatagtttagacatgttattttttttttaattttagagaaggtactttttttagtttaggtatgttacttatatagtttatacatgttactttttttatacggagtagttttaggggagataccttcttagtttaggtatgttacttctatagtttagacatgttatttttttttttataattttagacgaagtactttttttagtttaggtatgttacttctgtagtttatacatgttactttttatatacggagtagttttagagagataccttcttagtttaggtatgttacttctatagtttagacatgttacttttttttttaataattttataggaggtattatttttagtttaggtatgttacttctatagtttagacatgttatatttttttttaattttagagaaggtactttttttagtttaggtatgttacttatatagtttatacatgttactttttttatacggagtagttttaggggagataccttcttagtttagttatgttacttctatagtttagacatgttactttttttttatataattttagaggaggtacctttttagtttaggtatgttacttctatagtttagatctgttacttttttttttatagttttagaggaggtacgctattggtttcgcgctcgtcacaccatcaagttgatggtgtgactggtctcacaggagacgcgctgtttTGTTTTTGCCTTGGTTTTGGGAATTGAAGGCCGCCTTTCTTAGAAGGTAAGTCCCCCCTTGAGATCGTGTATTTGtgtatttttcttgttctttaatTAATGGGATTCTATGCAATATAATTTTCGATCTCTTACCTATCAGAACTAAAAATTCTCATCTTTTGGTACATACTACGTAGTTTGATTTCAACATGATATAATGCATTGATCATTCTGAGTGTACTAGCTTGACGTTTATCATATCATAACAGAAGAAGTCTACCTCTGCTTGTTATTGCAACAAGATCATCCCTTTCTTTTAATTATCGACTATAAAATATTGCAGGAAAGAAGAAATTATCAGCCAAGGTGGTCATTGCCATTGTTGCTTCAGTAGTTGTGACATTATCGGCAATGCTTGGGATGTGCGTATTTTTCATCAAGAAGAGATCTAAGAAGCATCATTCTTTACCCATTGGACATAGTAAGAATATGATAATACAAGCTAGTCTCATATGTTTATTTAGTTATTCATCATCCTTCACTTCTTCAACGTCCCTCATCTCCCAATACTTAATTTACGAGTATGATTTTCCTTGGTGATGCAGGCGAAGATTTTACAAGTGTTGAATCCTTGCAATACGATTTGGGTACACTTCAATGTGCAACAAACAATTTTTCAGATGAAAATAAATTAGGTGAAGGTGGTTTCGGAGGAGTCTACATGGTAGGCTCTGTTCTCATCACCTTAATCTTATTGCTTATTAAATCATAGCAGAGAATTCAGATTAGATTATACCAAACCGGATCAGACTAGAgaaaacaaaaattgaaaatgataaaggtcgcaacatgcgacctttaagccgtgtcacaatgatgacatgacatgcttatatgtcatgatttaaattcgaATCTAAAACATTTAACTTATATACcctacatgtttaaaataaaggtagaaaaatcttaatattctaatttgtatctttttttaaatcgattaccttatttacatattttcatagtaaaatttttgcattgatagtaaaaatattattatgactcatagcctacgtggcgcctatatgtacccgttaaactccgacacgtaaaattgcgacaactaaatattgtcgcaacttgcgacattTACTCATATAAAACAATTAGACCAGATCAGATTAGAAACTAGATGAATCAGACGAGaccaggtgaagagaacaagggTTGTAGTCAATATTTTTCGAGCCAAACCCATCCATTACACATAATTTATCCTTAACATACTCGATCTCTAACTGTATTTACACTTATTTTAAACGTTTTATCGTATCTTAGGGAGTATTGTCAAACGGGCAAGAAATAGCTGTGAAGAGGTTGTCTAAAAGCTCAGGTCAAGGTGTACAAGAATTCAAGAACGAGGTATTGTTAGTGGCAAAGCTTCAACATCGAAATTTGGTGAGGCTATTAGGATTTTGCATAGCAGGAGATGAAAAGTTGCTTGTTTATGAATACGTCCCCAACAAAAGCCTAGACCATTTCCTCTTTGGTACACTACTTTCTAGCTCTGTTCTGATTATTGTTGGAATTTGGAAAGAAGATTAAGTGATAAGTTCGactattttttttggtttaatttgTGGTGATTTGCAATTTGCAGATCCAGAAAAGAAAGGACAATTGGATTGGGAAAGACGGTACAAAATCATAGGAGGGGTTGCTCGAGGGATGCTTTATCTCCACCAAGATTCTCGGCTTAGAATCATACATCGCGACCTGAAAGTAAGTAATGTGTTGTTGGACATTGATATGAACCCCAAAGTTGCAGATTTTGGGATGGCAAGGATATTTGGTGTGGATCAAACCCAAGGAAATACAAGTAGAGTTGTTGGAACCTAGTAAGTATTACTTAAATTTTTCTAACATTCCTAATAAAGATACACTTACTAGTATCATGTATTCATAAAAATGTTGTTTTGCAGTGGTTATATGTCT
This Spinacia oleracea cultivar Varoflay chromosome 6, BTI_SOV_V1, whole genome shotgun sequence DNA region includes the following protein-coding sequences:
- the LOC110798037 gene encoding cysteine-rich receptor-like protein kinase 10 gives rise to the protein MTLAIISSISLLYIILIPKSISLPTYLYNSCPNNTFAPTTKYKTNLNTLLHSLSTNVSTNPTGFYATSAGNGTRDAIYGLYLCRGDQNTTSCTDCVKTATTTDLPQTYCTNSIVATIWYDECMVRYSNESVLGKLANTPKVSMMNTQRVNGNQTRFAEMMRKTVNDMAVQTANNRSGVKFTSRTVNFTRSITLYALEQCTPDLTANDCNRCLMGAIGQLSVMQGARVLQPSCNIRYEIYPFYNGAVNYTLSPASNLVLPSINTGKKKLSAKVVIAIVASVVVTLSAMLGMCVFFIKKRSKKHHSLPIGHSEDFTSVESLQYDLGTLQCATNNFSDENKLGEGGFGGVYMGVLSNGQEIAVKRLSKSSGQGVQEFKNEVLLVAKLQHRNLVRLLGFCIAGDEKLLVYEYVPNKSLDHFLFDPEKKGQLDWERRYKIIGGVARGMLYLHQDSRLRIIHRDLKVSNVLLDIDMNPKVADFGMARIFGVDQTQGNTSRVVGTYGYMSPEYAMHGQFSVKSDVYSFGVLVLETISGKRNSSFYQSGYAEDLLSFAWKKWRDGIPLEFVDETVRDSCSLNEVMRCMHLGLLCVQESIDDRPTMATAVLMLESHSVTLPMPDQPAFFIKSYVKGDNTDQSTSKSMPWSMNDISVTEVEAR